One Rhizophagus irregularis chromosome 5, complete sequence DNA window includes the following coding sequences:
- a CDS encoding uncharacterized protein (SECRETED:cutsite_SLC-EV; SECRETED:prob_0.4977); SECRETED:SignalP(1-26): protein MYSKSPKIFNFLLLSFLLYFIQISLCEVESNDKRFSPSSHNNIEKRALSAGVVFQYTFGGIALGLFGLFLLLCFGISFCLNRKAMSGVILSIPWTLLDFILDALFVKNQGKDVPSLYVPSIIFLIGPVIVNIVLSLMIIINEKKKGSTEFRRWFYDNSSFAATAAVLAGADMSTLKLLYSEIFRMKKFNAPFSDDSKTMILWGCVISSIIADIPQFVIQILYKREVEGDYTLIPFLKLITISVKLPIAIIGRVFEALKDRRKPDKRRNNDNDNNNDNNNNDVEK from the exons ATGTATTCAAAATCCCccaaaatctttaattttctattactttcattcttattatattttatccaAATTTCATTATGTGAAGTTGAATCCAACGACAAACGATTTTCACCTTCATCACACAATAATATCGAAAAGAGAGCACTTTCAGCTGGAGTAGTTTTTCAATATACCT TTGGAGGTATCGCACTTGGCCTATTTGGGTTGTTTCTCCTTTTATGTTTTGGAATatctttttgtttaaatagaaaG GCAATGAGTGGCGTTATACTTTCGATACCATGGACTTTATTGGATTTTATTCTCGATGCACTTTTTGTCAAAAATCAAGGGAAAGATGTTCCTTCACTTTATGTGCCaag TATCATATTTTTGATAGGTCCAGTGATTGTGAATATTGTACTTTCACtcatgataataattaatgaaaaaaagaagggTTCCACAGAATTTAGACGATGGTTTTATGATAATTCATCATTTGCAGCAACAGCCGCAGTACTTGCAGGAGCTGATATGTCAACGTTGAAATTACTTTATTCAGAGATTTTTAGAATGAAAAAGTTTAATGCTCCATTTTCTGATGATTCTAAGACCATGATATTATGGGGTTGTGTCATAAGTTCTATTATTGCAGATATACCTCAATTTGTTATTCAG ATTTTGTATAAAAGGGAAGTTGAAGGCGATTATACATTAATACCGTTCTTAAAACTTATTACAATTTCAGTAAAATTACCTATAGCCATAATAGGTCGTGTATTTGAAGCATTAAAAGATCGTCGTAAACCTGATAAACGaagaaataatgataatgataacaataatgataataataataatgatgtggaaaagtaa